Proteins encoded in a region of the Bacteroidia bacterium genome:
- a CDS encoding menaquinone biosynthesis protein, with amino-acid sequence MLQIAAVSYLNTQPYLLGIRKYLSVNHTVEVYDPKRCTEMLKCGKANVGLIPTATLSELKNVVPISDYGIVAYGRVYSVSLYSQVPIQKISTIFLDYQSRTSIALAQILCQNYWKIKPKFIEAYPGYEAQIQGNQAGVIIGDRAIILKTAYQYDFDLAQAWYEYTQLPFVFALWVVDKKLYSSELHSLLNYAFEKGIQDRRNYYAQWAAQHQIDEQTVSLYLDKYIHYTISAEAKQGLSLFLDKLCCVATRLD; translated from the coding sequence ATGCTTCAAATTGCAGCGGTATCATATCTTAACACACAACCCTACTTATTAGGTATCCGAAAATATCTTTCTGTAAATCATACGGTTGAGGTCTATGACCCTAAAAGGTGTACAGAAATGCTCAAATGTGGCAAAGCAAATGTAGGACTTATTCCTACGGCAACCTTATCCGAACTCAAAAACGTCGTTCCTATATCGGATTATGGAATTGTAGCCTACGGCAGAGTATACTCTGTAAGCCTGTACAGCCAAGTACCTATTCAAAAAATTTCAACTATCTTTTTAGACTACCAATCGCGTACATCCATTGCGCTTGCACAAATTTTATGTCAAAATTATTGGAAAATTAAGCCTAAATTTATAGAAGCTTACCCTGGATATGAAGCTCAAATACAAGGTAATCAAGCAGGAGTAATTATTGGCGATAGAGCTATAATCTTAAAAACAGCTTATCAGTATGACTTTGACCTTGCTCAAGCTTGGTATGAGTACACTCAATTACCTTTTGTTTTTGCGCTATGGGTGGTTGATAAAAAACTGTACAGTTCGGAACTTCATTCTTTGCTCAATTATGCTTTTGAAAAGGGCATTCAAGACAGACGGAATTACTATGCTCAATGGGCGGCACAGCATCAGATAGATGAGCAAACAGTGAGTTTGTATTTGGATAAATACATTCACTACACTATCTCTGCCGAAGCTAAACAAGGTTTAAGTTTGTTTTTAGATAAGCTTTGTTGCGTGGCTACTCGTTTAGACTAA
- a CDS encoding MarR family transcriptional regulator — protein sequence MRLEEAILQYHFSSQAQKAGINIIYTAHWLHNCIQDFLNPYHITPQQYNVLRILKNVYPVSLSICDIRKQMLDKTSDVSRIVDRLVKQGLVTRKISLIDKRLIDIRISEQGIALLNKIDKQQNRLEQIMSVLSNQELETINAILDKLRTLNVELYPNESSHFEE from the coding sequence ATGAGATTAGAAGAAGCCATTTTGCAGTACCATTTCAGTTCTCAAGCTCAAAAAGCAGGAATAAATATCATCTACACAGCACACTGGCTACACAACTGCATACAAGATTTTCTCAACCCCTATCATATTACTCCGCAGCAGTATAATGTCCTTCGGATACTCAAAAATGTATATCCAGTTTCTTTAAGCATCTGTGATATCCGTAAGCAAATGCTAGATAAAACTTCTGACGTTTCACGAATTGTAGATAGGCTAGTCAAGCAAGGTTTAGTAACGCGAAAAATTAGTCTTATTGATAAGCGTTTGATTGACATACGCATATCTGAACAAGGTATTGCACTTCTAAATAAAATAGACAAACAACAAAACAGATTAGAGCAAATCATGAGCGTGTTGAGTAATCAAGAGTTAGAAACAATCAACGCTATTTTAGATAAGCTACGAACCTTGAATGTAGAGCTTTACCCAAACGAGAGTAGCCATTTTGAGGAGTGA